The Astyanax mexicanus isolate ESR-SI-001 chromosome 7, AstMex3_surface, whole genome shotgun sequence genome has a window encoding:
- the chchd1 gene encoding coiled-coil-helix-coiled-coil-helix domain-containing protein 1 has product MAVTGAGIEALLSRLLSRERGKPILRPNKPLVLKDEVANKKTEKGEASCITEMSILMACWKKKDFNSSLCSKEISDFYSCVGRAERRKARQQAAVGQGKKMLPKQANVLLKRYPNLGKEI; this is encoded by the exons ATGGCGGTGACGGGCGCGGGGATTGAGGCTCTGCTGAGCCGCCTGCTGAGCAGAGAGCGCGGGAAGCCCATCCTCAGACCCAACAAACCCCTGGTCCTCAAGGACGAGGTGGCCAACAAGAAAACCGAGAAAGGAG AGGCATCATGTATCACAGAGATGTCTATACTAATGGCTTGCTGGAAGAAGAAGGATTTCAACAGCTCCCTTTGCTCCAAAGAAATCTCAGACTTCTACAGCTGTGTAGGAAGG gcAGAGAGAAGAAAGGCTAGGCAGCAAGCTGCTGTTGGCCAGGGTAAGAAAATGCTGCCCAAACAGGCCAATGTACTGCTGAAACGGTACCCCAACTTGGGCAAAGAGATCTAG